In Zingiber officinale cultivar Zhangliang chromosome 1A, Zo_v1.1, whole genome shotgun sequence, a genomic segment contains:
- the LOC122006578 gene encoding uncharacterized protein LOC122006578, whose amino-acid sequence MTPKEGAYVTPFHLVYGGEAVVPVEVRIEYDQVQQYDADNSERRQLELDLVDETRAKAVTHLTAYRQRYNRRVIPRSFQVDDLVWRKVKPVGDIGKLEALWAGLFKIVEKLRSGAYYLEDEDGRRLECPWSANRLQPYRAG is encoded by the coding sequence ATGACGCCAAAGGAGGGGGCGTATGTCAcacctttccacttggtgtatgggggTGAGGCAGTCGTTCCCGTCGAAGTCAGAATAGAATATGACCAAGTGCAGCAGTACGACGCGGACAACTCCGAGCGAAGACAACTGGAGCTTGATTTGGTGGATGAGACGCGCGCCAAGGCGGTCACTCACCTGACGGCCTATCGGCAAAGATACAACCGGCGGGTGATCCCCCGATCCTTTCAGGTCGACGACCTAGTATGGAGAAAGGTGAAACCGGTCGGCGATatcggcaagctggaggctctgTGGGCTGGACTGTTCAAGATCGTGGAGAAGCTCCGTTCAGGAGCTTACTATTtagaagatgaagacggacggcgacTGGAATGCCCATGGAGTGCCAACCGTCTCCAgccgtatcgagctgggtga